The following are from one region of the Qipengyuania flava genome:
- a CDS encoding PepSY domain-containing protein has product MRLLARWHIWLAWLIGVPILMWTLTGLLMVAKPIEEVRGNHLRKDVAERALPADTQIAVSLPADSTRPVRSVTTQVERGETITRIAYMDGTSARFRPDGSEMGSLSELEARLIVAEAIVGGDAVVSTQRFEADAVPFDFRRAMPVWQVVLEDGTNVYVGTETARIEAVRTRWWRAFDFAWGLHIMDLKTREDTSHPILILFALLSAIGALIGCILMFRRRKARVKVPKA; this is encoded by the coding sequence ATGCGGTTGCTTGCCCGCTGGCATATCTGGCTCGCCTGGCTGATCGGCGTTCCCATCCTGATGTGGACCCTGACCGGCCTGCTGATGGTCGCCAAGCCCATCGAAGAAGTGCGCGGGAATCACCTGCGCAAGGACGTGGCAGAGCGTGCCCTGCCCGCCGACACGCAGATCGCCGTCTCGCTGCCAGCCGATAGCACCCGGCCGGTGCGCTCGGTTACCACGCAGGTCGAGCGCGGCGAGACGATCACGCGCATCGCCTATATGGACGGGACCAGCGCGCGCTTCCGCCCCGATGGCAGCGAGATGGGGTCGCTGTCCGAGCTCGAAGCCCGGCTGATCGTTGCAGAGGCCATCGTCGGCGGAGACGCGGTCGTCAGCACGCAGCGTTTCGAAGCGGACGCGGTGCCTTTCGATTTCCGCCGCGCGATGCCGGTCTGGCAGGTCGTGCTCGAGGATGGCACCAACGTCTATGTCGGCACCGAGACCGCGCGGATCGAGGCTGTTCGCACGCGGTGGTGGCGCGCCTTCGATTTTGCCTGGGGCCTGCACATCATGGACCTGAAAACGCGCGAGGACACCAGCCACCCGATCCTGATCCTCTTCGCCCTGCTTTCGGCCATCGGCGCGCTCATCGGCTGCATCCTCATGTTCCGTCGCCGCAAGGCGCGGGTGAAGGTGCCCAAGGCATGA
- a CDS encoding serine hydrolase domain-containing protein, which translates to MIRHTLAAVAMLATAPLAAQSTTQDEITARYDRALAAGYKAMFLCSALANTERAGTKRTEQSVLDWELSGIQAPLDEIVPTLEHTVYRFANGEGAVSHVSVEWADDMPPRMAWHRQEGGCAIAPIGTTEPPEREYVAFSDSIYMWHGRVPQNRKLAAVIERAFEAGYGDRTRTTAVIVSQDGALRLSRYTGEYSPATPQRTWSVAKSLAATLVGAAVHRGEADVSQSAGLGESAEDPRRAITIDHALRMASGRYSDTPGNRTDPLYFGGATVDEVAIDWPLVSAPGTVYRYANNDTLAAVQAIEQTFAEHPPADFLQAVGMNHTVAETDWQGNYILSSQVWATAPDLLKLGQLYLDDGVLPDGTRVLPEGWAEHVATPSGPQPDGPFGYGAGFWLFNKTDGVPSDTYAAMGNRGQFIIIVPSMNVVIVRRGEDPAGHRFDIAGFTRDVLETLEK; encoded by the coding sequence ATGATCCGACACACACTTGCCGCCGTCGCCATGCTCGCAACCGCTCCGCTCGCTGCGCAGAGTACTACCCAAGACGAGATCACGGCCCGCTACGACCGCGCGTTGGCCGCAGGCTACAAGGCGATGTTCCTTTGCAGTGCGCTCGCAAACACCGAGCGGGCTGGAACCAAGCGGACCGAGCAGAGCGTGCTCGATTGGGAGCTCTCGGGCATCCAGGCGCCGCTCGATGAGATTGTCCCGACGCTTGAGCATACGGTCTATCGTTTTGCCAACGGCGAGGGCGCCGTCTCGCATGTCTCGGTGGAGTGGGCCGACGACATGCCGCCGCGCATGGCCTGGCATCGGCAGGAAGGTGGCTGCGCCATTGCACCCATCGGCACCACCGAGCCTCCCGAACGCGAGTATGTCGCCTTCTCCGACAGCATCTACATGTGGCACGGCCGGGTTCCGCAGAACCGCAAACTCGCGGCCGTGATCGAACGGGCTTTCGAGGCGGGATATGGCGACAGGACGCGCACAACCGCTGTCATCGTCAGTCAGGACGGTGCCCTACGTCTCTCGCGCTATACCGGCGAATACAGCCCGGCGACGCCGCAGCGGACTTGGTCGGTCGCCAAGAGCTTGGCCGCAACGCTGGTCGGCGCGGCCGTGCATCGCGGCGAGGCCGACGTCTCGCAATCGGCAGGGCTGGGAGAATCTGCAGAAGACCCGCGCCGCGCAATCACCATCGACCACGCTTTGCGCATGGCATCCGGGCGCTATTCGGACACGCCGGGTAACCGCACCGACCCGCTCTATTTCGGCGGCGCCACGGTGGACGAGGTTGCGATCGACTGGCCGCTCGTCAGCGCGCCGGGGACGGTCTACCGCTATGCCAACAACGATACGCTGGCTGCCGTGCAGGCGATCGAGCAGACCTTTGCCGAGCACCCGCCGGCCGATTTCCTGCAAGCTGTGGGCATGAACCACACGGTCGCCGAGACCGACTGGCAGGGCAATTACATCCTCTCCAGCCAGGTCTGGGCCACCGCACCCGACCTGTTGAAACTGGGCCAGCTCTATCTCGATGACGGCGTCCTGCCCGATGGCACCCGGGTGCTGCCGGAAGGGTGGGCGGAGCATGTGGCGACGCCGTCCGGACCGCAGCCCGATGGGCCCTTCGGCTACGGCGCAGGCTTCTGGCTGTTCAACAAGACCGACGGAGTACCGTCCGATACTTACGCCGCCATGGGCAATCGCGGGCAGTTCATAATAATCGTCCCGAGCATGAACGTCGTGATTGTGCGCAGGGGTGAGGATCCGGCGGGCCACCGCTTCGATATTGCCGGGTTCACACGCGATGTGCTTGAAACGCTTGAGAAATAA
- the lpdA gene encoding dihydrolipoyl dehydrogenase, with product MAEYDYDVLVIGAGPGGYVAAIRAAQLGLKTACAESRDTLGGTCLNVGCIPSKAMLHASEFFDAASNGAMADMGIETSPKLNLDKMHAQRRDAVEGLTKGVAFLFKKNKVDWKQGHATFQDAHTVKVGEETVTAKDIIIATGSSVTPLPGVEVENDKHVVVDSTGALELPKVPKKMVVIGGGVIGLELGSVWNRLGAEVIVVEYLDQLLPGMDGDVRKEAAKIFKKQGMELRLSTKVTGCTVKGKKATLTLEPAAGGDEETLEADCVLVSIGRRPNTEGLGLDAIGLEVNKRGQIETDHDFRTAVDGVWAIGDVVPGPMLAHKAEDEGIACAENIAGQTGIVNHDIIPGVVYTLPEFAGVGLTQEEAIEKMGGDKTKVKVGKFPMMANSRAKTNHEPDGFVKIIAEAESDRVLGVWAIASVAGTMIAQAAQAMEFGATSEDIAYTCHAHPTHSEAIKEAAMAVQGKPIHI from the coding sequence ATGGCTGAATACGACTACGACGTCCTCGTCATCGGCGCTGGCCCGGGTGGCTATGTCGCCGCGATCCGCGCGGCTCAGCTGGGCCTGAAGACCGCTTGTGCCGAAAGCCGCGACACGCTGGGCGGCACCTGCCTCAACGTGGGCTGCATTCCTTCAAAGGCGATGCTGCATGCGAGCGAGTTCTTCGATGCAGCCAGCAACGGCGCGATGGCCGACATGGGCATCGAGACCAGCCCCAAGCTCAACCTCGACAAGATGCACGCCCAGCGCCGCGATGCGGTCGAAGGCCTGACCAAGGGCGTCGCTTTCCTGTTCAAGAAGAACAAGGTCGACTGGAAGCAGGGTCACGCCACCTTCCAGGATGCGCACACGGTCAAGGTCGGCGAGGAAACCGTCACCGCCAAGGATATCATCATCGCCACCGGCTCCTCGGTCACTCCGCTGCCCGGGGTCGAAGTCGAGAACGACAAGCATGTGGTGGTCGATTCCACCGGCGCGCTGGAACTGCCCAAGGTTCCGAAGAAGATGGTCGTTATCGGCGGCGGTGTGATCGGGCTCGAACTCGGTTCGGTCTGGAACCGCCTCGGCGCCGAAGTGATCGTGGTCGAATATCTCGACCAGCTGCTGCCCGGCATGGACGGCGATGTGCGCAAGGAAGCGGCCAAGATCTTCAAGAAGCAGGGCATGGAACTGCGCCTGTCGACCAAGGTCACGGGCTGCACCGTCAAGGGCAAGAAGGCCACCCTCACGCTCGAGCCAGCTGCCGGCGGCGATGAAGAAACGCTCGAAGCCGATTGCGTGCTGGTCTCGATCGGCCGCCGTCCGAACACCGAAGGCCTCGGCCTCGATGCCATCGGGCTGGAGGTCAACAAGCGCGGCCAGATCGAAACCGATCACGACTTCCGCACCGCGGTCGACGGTGTCTGGGCCATCGGCGACGTCGTCCCGGGCCCCATGCTCGCCCACAAGGCCGAGGATGAAGGCATTGCCTGCGCGGAAAACATCGCGGGCCAGACCGGCATCGTGAATCACGACATCATCCCGGGCGTGGTCTACACCCTGCCCGAGTTCGCCGGTGTCGGCCTGACGCAGGAAGAAGCCATCGAGAAGATGGGCGGCGACAAGACCAAGGTGAAGGTCGGCAAGTTCCCGATGATGGCCAACAGCCGCGCCAAGACCAATCACGAGCCCGATGGCTTCGTGAAGATCATCGCCGAGGCCGAAAGCGACCGCGTGCTCGGCGTGTGGGCCATCGCTTCAGTGGCCGGCACGATGATCGCGCAGGCCGCGCAGGCGATGGAATTCGGCGCCACCAGCGAGGATATCGCCTACACCTGCCACGCCCACCCGACGCATTCCGAAGCAATCAAGGAAGCGGCGATGGCGGTCCAGGGCAAGCCGATCCACATCTGA
- the odhB gene encoding 2-oxoglutarate dehydrogenase complex dihydrolipoyllysine-residue succinyltransferase, with protein sequence MATEVKVPTLGESVTEASVGELLKNVGDAVAADEPIISLETDKVAVEAPSPVAGVITEFKVAVGDTVEVDAVIAVIEEGAAPAAKGAEAGRASEQREEGKAERAEAPAASSDASQTLSPAVRRAVLEHGVDPSTIKGTGKDGRLTKEDVVAAAKAKRDGGSAPAASTAAPAASGGERREERVKMTRMRQTIAKRLKGAQENAALLTTFNDVDMSAVMEARAKYKDLFAKKHDIRLGFMGFFAKAACLALKDVPAVNAYIEGDEIVYHDYVDISVAVSAPNGLVVPVIRDAQDKGFARIEKDIADFGKRAKEGTLTMEDMKGGTFTISNGGVFGSLMSTPIINPPQSAVLGLHRIEDRPVVVNGEIVIRPMMYIALSYDHRLIDGREAVTALKIIKEAIEDPTRMLIDL encoded by the coding sequence ATGGCCACTGAAGTCAAAGTCCCCACGCTGGGCGAATCGGTAACCGAAGCAAGCGTCGGTGAGCTGCTCAAGAATGTCGGCGACGCTGTCGCGGCGGACGAGCCGATCATCAGCCTCGAGACCGACAAGGTCGCGGTCGAGGCCCCCTCGCCCGTCGCCGGTGTCATTACCGAGTTCAAGGTTGCCGTGGGCGACACGGTCGAGGTCGACGCGGTCATCGCGGTGATCGAAGAAGGCGCCGCACCGGCCGCCAAGGGCGCCGAAGCCGGCCGCGCCAGCGAGCAGCGCGAAGAGGGAAAGGCCGAGCGCGCGGAAGCTCCCGCAGCCTCTTCCGACGCCTCGCAGACCTTGTCGCCGGCGGTCCGCCGCGCGGTTCTTGAACACGGCGTCGATCCTTCGACAATCAAGGGCACCGGAAAGGACGGCCGCCTGACCAAGGAAGATGTCGTCGCCGCGGCCAAGGCCAAGCGCGACGGCGGCTCCGCCCCGGCCGCAAGCACGGCCGCGCCCGCTGCAAGTGGCGGCGAGCGCCGCGAGGAACGCGTCAAGATGACGCGCATGCGCCAGACGATCGCCAAGCGCCTCAAGGGCGCGCAGGAAAACGCGGCGCTGCTCACCACCTTCAACGACGTCGACATGTCGGCGGTCATGGAAGCGCGCGCAAAGTACAAGGACCTCTTCGCCAAGAAGCACGACATCCGATTGGGCTTCATGGGCTTCTTCGCCAAGGCTGCCTGCCTTGCACTGAAGGACGTGCCCGCGGTCAACGCCTACATCGAAGGCGACGAGATCGTGTACCACGATTACGTCGACATCTCGGTCGCGGTCTCGGCCCCCAACGGCCTCGTGGTCCCGGTCATCCGTGATGCGCAGGACAAGGGTTTTGCCCGCATCGAGAAGGATATCGCGGACTTCGGCAAGCGCGCCAAGGAAGGCACGCTGACGATGGAAGACATGAAGGGCGGCACCTTCACCATCTCCAACGGCGGCGTGTTCGGCTCGCTGATGTCGACCCCGATCATCAACCCGCCGCAGAGCGCCGTCCTCGGCCTCCACCGCATCGAAGATCGCCCGGTCGTCGTGAACGGCGAAATCGTCATCCGCCCGATGATGTATATTGCCCTGTCCTACGACCACCGCCTGATCGACGGCCGCGAGGCGGTCACCGCACTCAAGATCATCAAGGAAGCGATCGAAGATCCGACCCGGATGCTGATCGACCTCTGA
- a CDS encoding amidase family protein — translation MAYPKLTDKPGAIETAQAIRSGELTPSEAVEAAIARIEHLDAHINAVVVTDFDRALEQARAMTKAGPSGDRPLFGVPMTIKESFDIAGLPTTWGHEAYAENTATRDSTVVRQLKDAGAIFLGKTNVPPDLADWQSNNPVYGRTNNPHDHERSPGGSSGGSAAAVASGMVPCEYGTDIGGSVRVPAHFCGVWGHKTSWGLISKHGHDHPAMAGQDAHDGALSIAGPLARNAADLRLLVELTQAFPLKSRGKALTDCRLLVLIDHPSCPTDDAVRGPIEAAAQALESAGVTVDRSSDLLPDLAAQQGQYMRMLNVAMARGMPGPDGQRATATDWFDMLDLQTRNENAWNHLFETYDFVLAPPAPILAVPHREGRVFDASVTINGGEQPGGSTLCWAGLATYPNLPATVLPVGETDGLPCGMQVMSRRWADLDCIAAAEAIGKVLHG, via the coding sequence GTGGCATATCCGAAACTGACCGATAAACCCGGCGCGATCGAAACCGCGCAGGCCATCCGCAGCGGCGAGCTGACACCGAGCGAGGCGGTCGAGGCCGCGATCGCCCGGATCGAACATCTCGATGCGCATATCAACGCCGTGGTCGTCACCGATTTCGACCGCGCGCTCGAACAGGCCAGGGCCATGACCAAGGCGGGGCCTTCCGGCGACCGGCCGCTGTTCGGCGTGCCGATGACGATCAAGGAAAGCTTCGACATTGCCGGCCTGCCCACCACATGGGGGCACGAGGCCTATGCCGAGAACACCGCCACGCGCGATTCCACCGTGGTGCGCCAGCTCAAGGACGCCGGCGCAATCTTCCTCGGCAAGACGAATGTCCCGCCCGACCTGGCCGATTGGCAATCGAACAACCCGGTCTACGGACGCACCAACAATCCGCACGACCACGAACGCTCGCCGGGCGGATCCTCCGGCGGTTCGGCGGCGGCCGTCGCCAGCGGGATGGTGCCATGCGAATACGGCACCGATATCGGCGGCTCGGTCCGCGTGCCCGCCCATTTCTGCGGCGTCTGGGGGCACAAGACGAGCTGGGGGCTGATCTCCAAGCATGGCCACGACCATCCGGCGATGGCGGGCCAGGACGCGCATGATGGCGCGCTTTCAATCGCCGGACCGCTGGCGCGCAACGCGGCCGACCTGAGGCTGCTTGTCGAACTCACCCAGGCCTTCCCGCTGAAGTCGCGCGGCAAAGCGCTGACCGACTGCCGCCTGCTGGTCCTGATCGACCACCCTTCCTGCCCGACCGATGATGCCGTGCGGGGTCCGATCGAAGCCGCAGCGCAGGCGCTCGAGAGCGCCGGTGTCACTGTCGATCGGAGCAGCGACCTCCTGCCCGATCTTGCCGCGCAGCAGGGCCAGTACATGCGCATGCTCAACGTCGCCATGGCCCGCGGCATGCCGGGCCCCGACGGCCAGCGCGCCACGGCGACCGACTGGTTCGACATGCTCGACCTGCAGACCCGCAACGAGAACGCGTGGAACCATCTGTTCGAGACCTACGATTTCGTGCTCGCGCCGCCTGCACCGATCCTTGCCGTGCCGCACCGCGAAGGGCGCGTGTTCGACGCAAGCGTGACCATCAACGGCGGCGAACAGCCGGGCGGATCGACCCTGTGCTGGGCCGGCCTTGCCACCTATCCCAACCTTCCCGCCACGGTCCTGCCGGTAGGCGAAACGGACGGATTGCCCTGCGGCATGCAGGTCATGTCGCGCCGCTGGGCCGATCTCGACTGCATCGCTGCTGCCGAGGCGATCGGGAAAGTCTTGCACGGCTGA
- the rpsM gene encoding 30S ribosomal protein S13, with translation MARIAGVNIPTNKRVIIALTYIHGIGRTKAVEIADKLGIDHARRVQDLSDEEVLRIRETIDADFTVEGDLRRETAMNIKRLMDLKSYRGLRHRAGLPVRGQRTHTNARTRKGKAKPIAGKKK, from the coding sequence GTGGCTCGTATTGCCGGGGTAAACATCCCCACCAACAAGCGCGTTATCATTGCGCTTACCTATATTCACGGTATCGGCCGCACGAAGGCCGTTGAAATCGCCGACAAGCTCGGCATCGATCACGCGCGCCGCGTGCAGGACCTGTCCGACGAGGAAGTCCTGCGTATTCGCGAAACGATCGACGCGGATTTCACCGTGGAAGGCGACCTTCGTCGTGAAACCGCGATGAACATCAAGCGGCTCATGGACCTCAAGTCCTACCGCGGCCTGCGTCACCGTGCCGGCCTGCCCGTTCGCGGCCAGCGCACTCACACCAACGCCCGTACCCGCAAGGGTAAGGCCAAGCCGATCGCCGGCAAGAAGAAGTAA
- the rplQ gene encoding 50S ribosomal protein L17, protein MRHKISGRKLQRKTGHRNAMFRNMAAALIKHEQIMTTLPKAKEMRPYIEKLITLAKRGGLSNRRLAMSRLQDETQLKKLFDVLAERYADREGGYTRVIKAGYRGSDAAQMAVIELVDRDEDAKGQDSGPVLNEEDMEEA, encoded by the coding sequence ATGCGTCACAAGATTTCCGGCCGTAAGCTTCAGCGCAAGACCGGCCACCGCAACGCGATGTTCCGCAACATGGCTGCCGCGCTGATCAAGCACGAGCAGATCATGACCACGCTGCCCAAGGCGAAGGAAATGCGCCCCTACATCGAAAAGCTGATCACGCTCGCAAAGCGTGGCGGCCTGTCGAACCGTCGCCTCGCCATGAGCCGCCTGCAGGACGAAACCCAGCTCAAGAAGCTGTTCGACGTCCTCGCCGAGCGTTACGCCGACCGTGAAGGCGGCTACACCCGCGTGATCAAGGCCGGCTACCGTGGCAGCGACGCCGCACAGATGGCTGTCATCGAACTCGTCGACCGTGACGAAGACGCCAAGGGCCAGGATTCGGGCCCGGTCCTCAACGAAGAGGACATGGAAGAAGCGTAA
- a CDS encoding DNA-directed RNA polymerase subunit alpha, whose amino-acid sequence MSVNIKNWQELKKPNVLDIKESGDKTRKATFVAEPLERGFGLTLGNALRRVLLSSLQGAAITSIKIENVLHEFSSLAGVREDVTDIVLNVKQIALKMEGEGMKRLQLSATGPGEVKAGDIAVSGDIEVMNKDLVICHLDEGATLNMELTADTGKGYRPAVMNRPADAPIGLIPVDSLYSPVRQVSYKVENARVGQELDYDKLSLTVETDGTVTPEDAVAYSARILQDQLTLFVHFEDGIPQPTSAMIGQAAEPQESDTNQLNRYLLKKVDELELSVRSANCLKNDNIIYIGDLVQKTEAEMLRTPNFGRKSLNEIKEVLSSMGLRLGMDIPGWPPENIEEMAKKLEQELLG is encoded by the coding sequence ATGTCCGTCAACATCAAGAACTGGCAGGAACTCAAGAAACCCAATGTCCTTGATATCAAGGAATCCGGCGACAAGACCCGCAAGGCGACCTTTGTGGCCGAACCGCTCGAGCGTGGCTTTGGCCTGACGCTCGGCAACGCCCTGCGCCGCGTGCTCCTGAGCTCGCTTCAGGGTGCTGCGATCACCTCGATCAAGATCGAGAACGTGCTGCACGAATTCAGCAGCCTCGCCGGTGTGCGCGAAGACGTCACCGACATCGTCCTCAACGTGAAGCAGATCGCGCTGAAGATGGAAGGCGAAGGCATGAAGCGCCTCCAGCTCTCGGCCACCGGCCCGGGCGAAGTGAAGGCTGGCGATATCGCTGTTTCGGGCGACATCGAGGTCATGAACAAGGACCTCGTGATCTGCCACCTCGACGAAGGCGCCACGCTCAACATGGAGCTGACCGCCGACACCGGTAAAGGCTACCGCCCGGCCGTCATGAACCGTCCGGCCGATGCGCCGATTGGCCTCATCCCGGTCGACAGCCTGTACTCGCCGGTTCGCCAGGTGAGCTACAAGGTCGAGAACGCCCGCGTTGGCCAGGAACTGGACTACGACAAGCTTTCGCTGACCGTCGAAACCGATGGCACCGTCACCCCGGAAGACGCCGTGGCTTACTCGGCCCGCATCCTCCAGGACCAACTGACGCTGTTCGTCCACTTCGAAGACGGCATCCCGCAGCCGACCTCGGCCATGATTGGCCAGGCCGCCGAGCCGCAGGAAAGCGACACCAACCAGCTCAACCGCTACCTTCTCAAGAAGGTCGACGAGCTGGAACTGTCGGTCCGTTCGGCGAACTGCCTCAAGAACGACAACATCATCTACATCGGCGACCTGGTCCAGAAGACCGAGGCCGAGATGCTCCGCACGCCGAACTTCGGCCGCAAGAGCCTCAACGAGATCAAGGAAGTGCTCTCGTCGATGGGTCTGCGCCTCGGCATGGACATCCCCGGCTGGCCGCCGGAGAACATCGAAGAAATGGCCAAGAAGCTCGAACAGGAACTTCTCGGCTAA
- a CDS encoding trimeric intracellular cation channel family protein, protein MNTAVLTPLLDILDLAGVAIFALTGALVAAKERQTFVTLAFFALITGVGGGTVRDLLIGAPVFWIHDAWVAGVCLAVALFAWFTPTRWWEGRFLSIADGLGLAAYAVLGAAKALEYGIPPVPAALMGVITGCVGGIIRDVIAGRPSILMRPELYVTAAALSASVTVLGEIAGIMREAVWIGATAAGYGLRLAAIRWNLSLPAYTRN, encoded by the coding sequence ATGAACACCGCAGTCCTTACCCCACTGCTCGATATCCTCGACCTTGCGGGCGTGGCCATCTTCGCGCTCACCGGAGCGCTGGTCGCGGCAAAGGAAAGGCAGACCTTCGTCACACTCGCCTTCTTTGCGCTAATCACTGGCGTTGGCGGCGGCACCGTGCGCGACCTGCTGATCGGGGCGCCGGTGTTCTGGATCCACGATGCCTGGGTGGCAGGCGTGTGCCTTGCAGTGGCGCTTTTCGCCTGGTTCACGCCGACGCGCTGGTGGGAAGGACGGTTCCTCTCGATTGCCGACGGGCTCGGCCTTGCCGCCTACGCGGTTCTCGGCGCCGCCAAGGCGCTCGAATACGGGATTCCGCCGGTCCCTGCAGCGCTCATGGGCGTGATCACCGGGTGCGTGGGCGGCATCATCCGCGACGTCATCGCCGGCCGCCCGTCGATCCTGATGCGGCCCGAACTTTATGTGACCGCCGCGGCGCTTTCCGCGAGCGTGACGGTCCTCGGCGAAATCGCCGGGATCATGCGCGAGGCGGTCTGGATCGGCGCGACAGCGGCGGGCTACGGCCTGCGGCTCGCCGCAATTCGCTGGAACCTCTCGCTGCCCGCCTACACGCGCAATTAG
- the rpsK gene encoding 30S ribosomal protein S11, which yields MAREPGRVRRRDKKNISSGVAHINASFNNTMITITDAQGNAISWSSAGMMGFKGSRKSTPYAAQVAADDAGRKAAEHGVRTLEVEVKGPGSGRESALRGLAAVGFTITSIRDVTPIPHNGVRPSKRRRV from the coding sequence ATGGCACGCGAACCCGGCCGCGTAAGGCGCCGCGACAAGAAGAACATTTCGAGCGGCGTTGCGCACATCAACGCCAGCTTCAACAACACGATGATCACCATCACCGACGCACAGGGCAATGCAATCAGCTGGTCCAGCGCCGGCATGATGGGCTTCAAGGGCAGCCGCAAGTCGACTCCCTACGCGGCTCAGGTTGCCGCCGACGACGCCGGCCGCAAGGCCGCCGAACACGGCGTGCGCACCCTTGAAGTCGAAGTGAAGGGCCCGGGCTCGGGCCGTGAAAGCGCGCTGCGCGGTCTCGCCGCAGTCGGTTTCACGATCACCTCGATCCGCGACGTGACGCCGATCCCGCACAACGGGGTCCGTCCTTCCAAGCGTCGCCGCGTCTGA
- a CDS encoding serine hydrolase: MIAFRRAALALSPLALLLSGTAAQAQDTDRMIELAQAEADSGTFMGAVLVARGDEKLVDQAWGLADAEWNVANTPQGKFRIGSVTKQFTSVSILLLAEEGKIDLDAPISTYLDDTPEAWDAITVRNLIRHTSGIPNVTSLEEFGRAALLPTTQDELIAMFRDLPLEFEPGSKFAYSNSGYVLLSRIVEKVGEMELGEFYKTRLFDPLGMDDTALDNTAAVVPMRVEGYSPSGDGATYVNAAYVDMGIPTGAGALYSTTDDLLAWQRGLFGGKVLSAASLETYLTPHDYEAFFGDTYAHGVLVDREGEDVYYWHGGGIQGFNAWLSYDPVREVTVAVLANLNGGAASKLGQDLMTLVRGGEVTLANERQTIAMPEDLSQFEGVYALSPEFKITVFAQDGRLMTQATGQGAAEIFPEAEDRFFLTAIDAQIAFNRDESGAVSGITLFQNGREFPAAKE, from the coding sequence ATGATCGCATTTCGCCGGGCCGCGCTGGCCCTTTCGCCCCTCGCGCTGCTCCTTTCGGGCACAGCAGCGCAGGCGCAGGATACGGACCGCATGATCGAGCTGGCCCAGGCCGAGGCCGACAGCGGCACCTTCATGGGCGCCGTGCTCGTCGCGCGCGGGGACGAGAAACTGGTCGACCAGGCCTGGGGCCTTGCCGACGCGGAATGGAACGTCGCCAACACGCCGCAGGGCAAGTTCCGCATCGGTTCGGTGACCAAGCAGTTCACCTCGGTCTCGATCCTGCTGCTGGCCGAAGAGGGCAAGATCGATCTCGACGCGCCGATCTCCACCTATCTGGACGATACGCCTGAGGCTTGGGACGCGATCACCGTGCGCAACCTTATCCGCCACACATCGGGCATTCCCAACGTCACCTCGCTCGAGGAATTCGGGCGCGCAGCACTCCTGCCGACGACGCAGGACGAGCTCATCGCCATGTTCCGCGACCTGCCGCTGGAATTCGAGCCGGGCAGCAAGTTCGCCTATTCGAATTCCGGCTACGTCCTTCTCTCGCGCATCGTCGAAAAGGTTGGCGAGATGGAGCTTGGCGAATTCTACAAGACACGCCTGTTCGATCCGCTCGGCATGGACGACACTGCGCTCGACAACACCGCCGCTGTCGTTCCCATGCGGGTCGAAGGCTACTCGCCTTCGGGCGACGGCGCCACCTATGTGAACGCGGCCTATGTCGACATGGGCATCCCCACCGGCGCGGGCGCGCTCTATTCCACTACGGACGACCTGCTTGCGTGGCAGCGCGGCCTGTTCGGCGGGAAGGTGCTGTCGGCTGCAAGTCTGGAAACCTACCTCACCCCGCATGACTACGAAGCTTTCTTCGGCGACACATACGCGCACGGCGTGCTGGTCGATCGCGAGGGCGAGGACGTCTACTACTGGCACGGCGGCGGCATCCAGGGCTTCAACGCCTGGCTGAGCTATGACCCGGTGCGTGAAGTGACCGTCGCGGTCCTCGCCAACCTCAACGGCGGGGCGGCGAGCAAGCTGGGGCAGGACCTGATGACCCTCGTGCGCGGCGGCGAGGTCACGCTGGCGAATGAGCGCCAGACGATTGCCATGCCGGAAGACCTCTCCCAGTTCGAAGGGGTCTATGCCCTCTCGCCCGAATTCAAGATCACTGTCTTTGCGCAGGATGGCCGGTTGATGACCCAGGCAACCGGGCAAGGCGCGGCGGAGATATTCCCCGAGGCCGAGGACCGCTTCTTCCTCACCGCCATCGATGCGCAGATCGCCTTCAACCGCGACGAAAGCGGTGCGGTTTCGGGCATCACCCTGTTCCAGAACGGCCGCGAATTCCCGGCGGCAAAGGAATAA